A genomic window from Anthonomus grandis grandis chromosome 4, icAntGran1.3, whole genome shotgun sequence includes:
- the LOC126734944 gene encoding lysosomal thioesterase PPT2 homolog isoform X2 — MYIKKMYRELLLLIFYLISQAFCYKPVILLHGIMTGAESMELIKARIQEKHPGTIIYNIERFGGWSSLDNLNYQVQQISQDFNNFTLQHPGGIHLLGYSQGALLARTILQANLNHSVHTFISLSGPQAGQYGRPRAKALNQDYRQGFLHIPRKKNPEDCSPGSVEAMVTA, encoded by the exons atgtacattaaaaaaatgtatcgtGAATTATTACtcctaatattttatttaattagccaAGCATTTTGTTATAAACCAGTGATTCTTTTACATGGGATTATGACTGGAGCCGAAAGCATGGAACTGATTAAGGCAAGAATCCAGGAA AAGCATCCTGGTacaatcatttataatattgaGAGATTTGGTGGTTGGTCAAGTCTCGATAATCTCAATTATCAAGTACAACAAATCAGTCAGGATTTTAATAACTTCACATTGCAGCATCCCGGTGGTATTCATCTCTTAGGTTATTCTCAAGGGGCATTATTAGCAAGAACAATATTACAAGCAAATTTAAATCACAGCGTTCATACCTTTATTTCATTGAGTGGGCCTCAGGCCGGACAATATGGCA GACCTCGAGCGAAGGCACTCAACCAGGATTATAGACAAGgctttttacatatccccagaaaaaaaaatccagaggattgcagtccggggagcgtggaggccatggtcacagcataa
- the LOC126734944 gene encoding lysosomal thioesterase PPT2 homolog isoform X1, with amino-acid sequence MYIKKMYRELLLLIFYLISQAFCYKPVILLHGIMTGAESMELIKARIQEKHPGTIIYNIERFGGWSSLDNLNYQVQQISQDFNNFTLQHPGGIHLLGYSQGALLARTILQANLNHSVHTFISLSGPQAGQYGTQFLHLFFPGLALETAYELFYSRVGQHTSVGNYWNDPYHKQLYVEYSQFLPYVNNELLTNSSKQYKDALTKLKTMVLIGGPDDNVITPWQSSQFGYYDSNGTVIDLMERDIFKDDKIGLKTLYGKKKLKIISVPGINHFEWHLNVSIVDNFILSYLD; translated from the exons atgtacattaaaaaaatgtatcgtGAATTATTACtcctaatattttatttaattagccaAGCATTTTGTTATAAACCAGTGATTCTTTTACATGGGATTATGACTGGAGCCGAAAGCATGGAACTGATTAAGGCAAGAATCCAGGAA AAGCATCCTGGTacaatcatttataatattgaGAGATTTGGTGGTTGGTCAAGTCTCGATAATCTCAATTATCAAGTACAACAAATCAGTCAGGATTTTAATAACTTCACATTGCAGCATCCCGGTGGTATTCATCTCTTAGGTTATTCTCAAGGGGCATTATTAGCAAGAACAATATTACAAGCAAATTTAAATCACAGCGTTCATACCTTTATTTCATTGAGTGGGCCTCAGGCCGGACAATATGGCA caCAGTTTTTACATCTATTTTTCCCAGGCCTAGCTTTAGAGACAGCATATGAGTTATTTTATTCCAGAGTGGGTCAACATACCTCAGTAGGCAATTACTGGAATGACCCTTACCATAAACAACTTTATGTGGAATACTCACAGTTTTTGCCTTATGTTAATAATGAATTGCTTACAAATAGTAGCAAACAGTATAAGGATGCCCtcactaaattaaaaaccatggtGCTTATTGGGGGACCTGATGACAATGTTATTACACCATGGCAATCTAG tCAATTTGGTTATTATGATTCTAATGGAACAGTAATAGATCTGATGGAAAGAGATATTTTTAAGGATGATAAAATAGGTCTGAAAACATTATATGGCAagaagaaacttaaaataatatcaGTACCAGGGATAAACCATTTTGAGTGGCATTTAAATGTTTCTATTGTAGACAATTTTATCTTGTCATATTTGGATTAG
- the LOC126734949 gene encoding transcription initiation factor TFIID subunit 10, with protein MINQIKEEPMDDEPPMTLGQPLSDFLLQLEDYTPTIPDAVTAYYLRTSGFEPKDPRLLRLISIAAQKFISDIANDALQHCKMRTSNSSTSHGASSKGAKGIKDKKYTMTMEDLTPALAEFGIVIKKPHYYV; from the exons ATGATTAACCAAATTAAAGAGGAACCGATGGATGATGAACCACCAATGACCCTAGGACAGCccttaagtgattttttactTCAGCTGGAAGACTATACTCCAACT aTTCCGGATGCTGTGACCGCTTACTATCTCAGAACGTCAGGATTTGAACCAAAAGATCCTAGACTTTTGCGACTCATATCAATTGCTGCCCAGAAATTCATATCTGATATTGCCAATGATGCCTTACAGCACTGCAAGATGAGAACATCCAATTCTTCAACAAGTCATGGAGCAAGTTCTAAG GGAGCAAAAggaattaaagacaaaaaatacaCCATGACTATGGAAGATCTTACACCAGCTTTGGCAGAATTTGGAATAGTTATTAAGAAACCACActattatgtttaa